In Selenomonadales bacterium, one genomic interval encodes:
- a CDS encoding ABC transporter ATP-binding protein — protein sequence MLEPYLQVEGVSLKLKNTVILREVSFEAFPGEAIGIIGRNGSGKSTLFKCIAGLLIPQHGEITVGKTAIVREKRFPPSFGALIEKPGFIGSLSAFENLKLLASIQGKTSESEIMESLRNVGLEHAARKAVYKFSTGMRQRLGIAQAIMERPRLLLLDEASSGLDDGGFAMLHNIVLTLKAHGVTILLTSHIKEDILTLSDHVYKMENGVLSAMKGGV from the coding sequence GTGCTAGAACCATACCTACAAGTTGAAGGTGTTTCACTTAAGCTGAAAAACACAGTCATATTGAGGGAGGTGTCATTTGAAGCTTTCCCGGGTGAAGCCATAGGGATTATCGGGCGCAATGGGTCCGGGAAAAGCACGCTGTTCAAGTGCATCGCTGGCCTGCTCATACCACAGCACGGGGAGATCACAGTAGGGAAAACTGCCATCGTGCGCGAGAAGCGATTCCCGCCTAGCTTCGGGGCATTGATTGAGAAGCCTGGCTTTATTGGCTCATTGTCCGCGTTTGAGAACCTTAAGCTTCTAGCTTCGATCCAAGGGAAAACAAGCGAGTCAGAAATCATGGAATCGCTGCGTAATGTGGGTCTAGAGCATGCTGCACGTAAGGCGGTCTACAAATTTTCTACCGGCATGAGACAACGCTTAGGTATAGCGCAAGCGATTATGGAAAGACCCAGGCTTTTGCTCCTAGACGAGGCCTCAAGCGGCCTTGATGACGGCGGCTTTGCGATGTTACACAATATTGTCCTCACACTCAAGGCGCATGGCGTGACCATTCTCTTGACGAGTCATATTAAGGAAGATATCTTAACTCTAAGTGACCATGTCTACAAGATGGAAAACGGAGTACTAAGTGCTATGAAAGGCGGGGTTTGA